The Cellulomonas oligotrophica sequence GACGTCGCGGTCGCGGAGCTGCTGCACGGGCCCCGGTCGGGCGCCCGTGCCGACGAGGAGGCCTGATGGACGTGCGGACCGGCATCGGCGTGGACGTGCACGCCTTCGACCCCGACCCAGCGCCGGGGGCGGTGCTGCACGTGGCGGGTCTCGCGTGGCCGGGCGAGCGCCCGCTCGCCGGGCACTCCGACGCGGACGTCGCCGCGCACGCCGCGGCCGACGCCCTGCTGTCCGCGGCGGGGCTGGGCGACCTCGGCGCGCAGTTCGGTACCTCGGACCCCCGCTGGGCGGGCGCGGCGGGCACGGCGATCCTCGCGGAGGCGGCCCGGCTCGTGCGGGCGGCGGGCTTCTCGGTCGGGAACGTCGCCGTGCAGGTGGTGGGCAACCGGCCCAAGGTCGGCACGCGGCGGGCGGAGGCGCAGGAGGCCCTCTCCGCGGCCGTGGGGGCCCCGGTGTCCGTCGCGGGCACGACGACGGACGCGCTGGGCCTGACGGGCCGTGGGGAGGGCGTGGCGGCGATCGCCACCGCGCTCGTCGTGGCGACCGGCGCGGCCGGGGCGACGGACGCCCCGGGGCAGGTCAGCGCGGCGGGCTGACCGCGACCGCCCGCCCGTCCACCGGCTGCCCGCCGGCCGTCCCCTGCGGGAGCGGTGCGGGTCGGGCCGGCTCCGGTCCGGTCACCTGCTCGTTGCCGGACGCCTGCTCGGCCGCGGGGACCTGCACGTCGGCCGCAGCCGTCGCCGGTCGGGCCCGGGGGCGGCTGCTGCCCAGCAGGACGCCGCCCACGACCAGCGCGCCCAGCGCCAGCTCGACCGGCTCGGTGGGCTCGCGCAGCACGAGCCACGACGCCCCGATCCCGACGACGGGCACGAGCATCGAGAACGGCGCCACGACGCTCGACGGGTGGCGGGCCATCAGCCACGTCCACACGCCCGTGCCGACCAGGGTGGCCACCAGCACCGTGTAGGCCAGCCCGGCGAGCGCGAGCAGCCCGGTGGGGCTGGTGAGCCCCGTGAATGCCTCCGCGATGCGCCCGGGGCCCTCGACGACGAGCGACAGCGCGAGCATCGGCACGGGCGGCACGACCGACATCCAGAGCATGAGCCGGAACGAGGAGTCGGGGCGGGCCTGCCGGTTGGCGAGGTTGCCCAGGGCCCAGCCCAGCCCGCCGCACAACGTGAGCAGCACCGGCAGCAGGGTGGCGCCGCCGTCGAGCTGGGCGCGGTGCACGGCGATGCCGGCCAGCCCGGCGACGGCGACCGCGACGCCGAGCCCCTGCCGGCCGGTCAGGCGCTCGCGCAGCAGGACCGCGGCGAGCAGCACGGTGAAGGGCGCGGACGACTGCAGCACCAGCGACGCGAGGCCGGTGGGCATGCCGCTGTCCATGGCCAGGTAGAGGAACGCGAACTGCAGCACGCCGAACCCGAACCCGTACCCGAGCAGCCAGCGCCAGGCGACGGCCGGGCGGGGCACGAGGAGCAGGGTGGGGACGGCGATGACGGCGAACCGCACCGAGCCGGCCAGGAAGGGCGGCATCTGGGCGAGCGTCGCGTGGATCGCGAGGAAGTTCAGGCCCCACGTCACCGCGACGACGAGTGCGAGCAGGCGGTGGGTCAGCGGCATGCCTGGCAGTCTGCGGCAGCCCGACGATGCAGCACCATCGCACGGTGCTGCATCATCCGTGTAGCGTTGCTGCATGGATCCGCAGGCGTTGGCGACGCTGCGCGCGGTGCGCACCCACGGCGGGGTCACCGCCGCCGCCGCGGTGCGGCACCTGACGCCGTCCGCGGTGTCCCAGCAGATCGCGGTCCTGCAGCGCGAGGTCGGCGTCCCGCTGACGCAGCGGGTGGGGCGCGGGCTGCGCCTGACGCCCGCCGGCGACGCGCTCGCCGACGCGGCCCTGGACGTGGCGGTGGCCCTCGAGCGGGCGCGGGCGGCCTGCGACGCGTTCGCGGCCCGCCCGCAGGGCACCGTCACCGTCTCGGCGTTCGCGAGCGGGGCGCAGATGCTCCTGCCGGGCCTGCTCACCCGGGTGGCACGGCTCGACGGGGTCGAGGTCCGGTGCGTCGACGAGGACGTCGCGCAGGACGCGTTCGCGGCGCTCACGGACCGGATCGACGTGGTGGTCGCGCACCGCCCCGACCGCAGCCACGACTGGGGCCCGGGCGTGCGGGTGGTGCCGCTGCTGCGCGAGCCGCTGGACGTCGCCGTGCCGCTCGACCACCCCCTCGCGGACCGCGACCACGTGGCGCCGGCCGACCTGGCCGACGCGCGGTGGATCGCCGTGCGGGAAGGGTTCCCGGTGGCGACGGTGCTGGCGGCCGTCGCGGCGGGCACGGGCGCTGCGCCCACGGTCGTGCACCGCATCAACGACTTCCACGTGGCCGAGGCGCTCGTGGAGGCCGGTCACGGGGTCAGCCTGCTGCCGCGGTGGACGACCCGGGCGGCGGACGGCGTGCGGCTGCGGCTGCTGCCGCTGGTCGGGGTGCGCGCCGGGCGGCGCATCGACGCCCTGGTGCGTGCCGACCGGGCAGAGCGCCTCGTCGTGCGCACGGTCGTCGACGAGCTCGTGGCGCACGCGGCGGGGATCGGCGCCGCGGGCCGTGGCGGCACGGACCGTGGTGCGTGACGATCCCCACGGCCCCGCCGGATCGACCCGCGTGATCGTGGGCCACGCCTGATCGGACGGGGGACTCTCCTCGCAAACCGGACGAAACACCGGTACCGTCCGACGACGTGACTCCGGTGGGTGGTGTGCGCATGACGAGCTCGACCGTGCGCGGTGACGCAGACGTGGAGATCCGCGCCGACGGTCTCCCGCAGCGTCGCGCCGTGCTGCCCGTGCGACCGCGGGTGCGGGTGTCGTTCGAGACGCTCGAGGCCACGGTCCGCGGCCTGCGCACCGTCGACGAGCACCATCGCCCCGTCGACGTCGCGAGCCCCCCCGCCGGCGGCGAGCCCCCGATCCCCGGCCGGCGCTGACCCGACCCGCACCGACCCGCGCCGGTCCGACCGGTGCCGGACCGACCCGCGCGGGGTCGGGCAGGTGCCGGGCGGGGCCGGGCGCCGTTCCTCCGGGCTCAGCGCCCGGTGAGCAGCACGACCTTGCCCCCGGCGCGGCGCGTGGCCTGGAGGCGGTGGGCGTCCGCGACGTCGGCGAGCGGGAACGTCGCGGCGACGTGCACGTCCAGCGCCCCGTCCGCGGCGAGCGCCGACAGGTGGGCCCGTGCGGCCTCCTGCAGCCCCGCCCCGCGCCCCGCGCCCGGCCCGAGGGCGCGCACGCCCAGCGCGGCGGCCCGGGCGGAGGCCGGGAGGGTGACGACGCGGGTGCGGTCCGCGACGAGGGCGACCGAGACGTCGAGCGCCTCGACCGTGCCCGTCGTGTCGATCGCGACGTCGACGCGGTCGTCGGGGCCCACGGCGGCCCGGACCCGCTCGAGCAGGCCCGGCCCGGAGGCGACCGGGACGGCGCCGTACCGGTCGAGGCACGCGACGTGCCGGGGCGAGACCGTCGTCACGACGCGGGCGCCGCGCAGCGCGCACAGCTGGGCGGCCATGCGTCCCACGCCGCCCGACCCGCCGTGCACGAGCACCACGTCGTGCGCGCCGACCCCGGTCACGTCGACGGCGTGCAGCGCCGCGGCCCCTGCGGCCAGCAGACCGGCCCCGGCGGGCGCGGACAGGCCCGGCGGGCGGCGCACGAGCACCCGCTCGGGGGCCACGACGAGGTCGGCGTACCCGCCGTCGACGGGCCAGGCGACGACCTCGTCGCCGGGGGAGAACCACCGCACCGCGGACCCCACGGCCCGCACGACGCCGGCGACCTCCGCGCCCGGGCGCACCGGCCCGGGCGCTGCGGTGCCGGGCCGGTAGGCGTCCAGGTCGCCGTGGCCGACGCCCGCGGCGTGCACCGCGACGAGCACCTCGTCGGGCCCCGGGTCCGGCACGTCCACCTCGACGACCCGCAGCACCTCGGGCCCTCCCGGCGCGTGCGCGACGACGGCCCTGCTCCTGTGCGGCACCCCGCCACCCTGGACCGGTCGGGGCGGGTGCGCCACGGGTCCGGCGGTCACCCGAAAGGCGGAGATCCGCACCGTCGTCGGCCCCGGCGGCCGGCCCGGGCGGGGTGCGCGGGCGGCTCGTGGGCGGGCGCGCTCAGGCGACGGGGCCCAGGACGCGGTCGACGTAGGCGTTCGCGAACAGCCCGTCCGGGTCGACGCGGCGCCGCACGGCGACGGCGTCGGCGAACCGTGGGTACAGCGGTGCCAGGCGCGCCGCGTCGAGGCCGTGCAGCTTGCCCCAGTGCGGCCGCCCGCCGACCTCGGCGACGATCCGCTCGACCGCGTCGAAGTACCGGGCGTGCGGCAGCCGGACGTTCTGGTGCACCGCCACGTACGCGGTCGGGCGCCCGTGGGCGGTCGAGAGCCACACGTCGTCGGCCGCCGCGAAGCGCACCTCCACGGGGAACGGCACGGGCTCGCCGGTGCGGCGGACCCAGGCGTCGACGGCCCGCACGACGTCGGCGACGTGCTCGCGGGGCACGGCGTGCTCGGCCTCACGGAACCGGACCCGGCGGGCGGAGACGAGCACGCGGTCGGAGCGGGCCGTGTACCGGCGCGCGGCGAGCCCGCGCGCGGCCACGGCGTTGAGCCGCGGGGCCAGCGAGGGCCGCGCCCCGGCGACGGCGCAGACGAGCGCGAACGCGCCGTTGGAGAGCAGCTCGTCGTCGACGAGGCGGCGCAGGCGGGGCAGCGGCAGGTCGACGTCGTCGGGCACCCGGTCGTCGACCTTGACCAGGGCGCGGTCGGTGTGCGGGAACCAGTAGAACTCCAGGTGGTCGTGGGTGTCGACGTCCTGCTGGAGGCTCTCGAGCACGGCGGGCAGGCGGGCGGGGCGCTCGACCGCCAGGAGGCGGAACGCGGGGACCACCTCGACCGTGAGCGCCACGAGGACGCCCGCGGTGCCCAGGCCGAGGCGCGCGAGCTCGAGCAGCCCCCGGTCGCTCCCGGCGTCGACGTCGACGAGGTCGCCGCGCGCCGTGACCAGGCGGGCGCCGACGACCTGGGCCGCGAGACCGGGCAGCCGGCCGCCGGTGCCGTGCGTGCCGGTGCTCACGGCGCCCGCCAGGCTCTGGTGGTCGATGTCGCCGAGGTTGGGCATGGCCAGGCCCCGGACGGCCAGCGTCGCGTTGAGCTCGCGCAGCCGGACCCCGGCGCCGACGGTCACCCGGGCGGTGCCGTCGGGGCGGGTGCGCACACGCTCGACGGCGCGCAGCGCGTCGAGCCGGAGCAGGACCCCGTCGGTCGCCGCGGCCGGGGTGAACGAGTGCCCGGCGCCGACCACCCGCACGCGCAGCCCGTCGCGCCGTGCGGCCAGGACGGCCGCGACGACCTCGTCCTCGCCGCGCGGGCGCACGACCCTGGCGGGAGCGGCGCACGCCGTGCGTGCCCAGTTCTCCCACGTCGTCGTGGCAGCCGGACGGACCATCGCCCTGCCAGGATCGACGTGGTCGGTTGTCCAGGTCAAGTGTTCGAACGACTTGACCAAGGTCATGACGACAGATGAGATGATGTCCACCGAGCACGCGGCCGGGGGGGTTCGCGTCGCCGTTCGTCGCAAGGAGGGGCCCGTGAACCGACTGCCGGTGGCCGAACGCCGTGAGCAGCTCGTCGAGGCAGCACTGACCGTCGCCACGCGCGACGGGATCGAGGCCGCCACCGTGCGTGCCGTGGCTGCCGAGGCCGGTGTGTCGCTGGGGGTCGTGCACTACTGCTTCCAGGACAAGGACGAGCTGCTGCGCGCGATGGCCCACACCATCACCGAGCGCAACATGGTCCGCGGCGTGGCGGAGATGCCGGACTCGAACGACGTCGGCGTGCTCATGCGCCGCGTCGTGGAGACGCTCTGGCACAACATCCGCAGCACCCGGGGGCCGCAGCTGCTCACGTACGAGCTCACGACCGTCTCGCTGCGCCACCCCGAGCTGAGCCAGGTCGGCGCCGAGCAGTACCGGCTGAGCTGGGGCGCCGCCGACCTGTTCCTCAGCGAGATCGAGCAGGCCGCCGGGATCGTCTGGACCGCGCCGCGCGAACGCCTCGCCCGGTCGATCATCGCGGCCATCGACGGGTTCTCCCTGGCCTGGCTCGTGGACGACGACGAGGACGCGGCCCTCGAGGGCCTGCACCTGTTCGCGCAGTTCCTCGCGTCGCAGACCGCACCCGCCGGCACCGCGGCGCCGGCCGGCACGAACGGTGCGCCCGGGGCCGAGCCCGCCGCCGCGCCCGGGGGCGGGCACCACCTGGTCGCCGTGCCCGACGCGGACGACGAGGCGGGGGACCGGCCGGCCCTGGTGTGAGCGTGGGCGCCGATGCCGCGCGCCGCCCGGCGGCCGCCGGGACCCTCGGCGCGCGGCTCGGCGCCGCCACGGCCGGGCTCGCCGCACCGCTCGTCGTCGTCGACCTCGACGCGTTCGACGCCAACGCCGACGACCTCGTCCGGCGCGCGGTCGGCGTGCCCGTGCGCGTCGCCACGAAGTCCGTGCGCGTGCGGGCCCTCCTGGACCGCGCGCTCGCGCACCCCGGCACCGCCGGCGTCATGGCGTACTCGCCCGCGGAGGCGCGCCACCTCGTCGACCACGGCGTGCGGGACGTCCTGCTCGGCTACCCGACGGTCGACCGGGCCGGGGTCGACGCGGTCGCCGCGGCACCCGCCGCCGCCGCGGCCGTCACGTTCATGGTCGACGACGACGACCAGGCCGCCCTGCTCGCCGACGCGGCCCGTCGGCACGGCACCACGCTGGGCGTCTGCCTCGACGTCGACGCGTCCCTGCGGGTCGGGCGCGGCCCGCTGGCCCTGCACCTCGGCGTGCGCCGGTCGCCCGTGCGGACGCCCGCCGACGCGGTCGCGCTCGTGCGCGCCCTGGCCGCCCGTCCCGGGCTCCAGGTCCGCGGCGTCATGCTCTACGAGGCCCAGGTCGCCGGGATGCCCGACACCGACCCCCTCGTCCGCCTCGTCAAGCGCGCCTCCGTCGCCGAGCTCGCGCACCGGCGCCGCGACGTCGTCGACGCCGTCGAGCAGGAGCTGGGCCGGGCCCTGACGCTGGTGAACTCGGGCGGCACGGGCTCGCTCGAGACCAGCGCGCCGGCGGCACGGGTCACCGAGGTCACCGCCGGCTCCGGCCTGCTCGCCCCCACGCTCTTCGACGGCTACCGGGCGTTCACGCCCCGCCCCGCGGCGTTCGTGGGCCTCGACGTCGTCCGCGTGCCCGGGCCCGGGTGGGCGACCGTGACCGGCGGCGGCTGGGTGGCGTCCGGCCCGGCCGGCCGCAGCCGCCTGCCCCGCCCCGTCGCACCGGCGGGCCTGCGGCTGGCCGGCCGCGAGGGCGCCGGCGAGGTCCAGACCCCGCTGCGCGTGCCCACGGGCGCCGACCTGCGCGTCGGCGACCGCGTCTGGTTCCGGCACGCCAAGGCCGGCGAGGCCATGGAGCACGTCGACCACGTGCACCTCGTGCGCGGCGACCGCGTCGAGGCCACCGTCCCCACCTACCGCGGCGAGGGCGTCGGCATCGGCTGACGCGTCCGGTCGGGCCCCGGCACCCCGGTAGCCTGGGCCGGTGACCCTGCGGCTGTTCGACAGCGGCACCCAGACGGTGCGCGACTTCGTCCCCCTCCACGAGGGGCGCGTCGGCGTCTACCTGTGCGGTGCCACCGTCCAGGCACCCCCGCACGTCGGCCACCTGCGCCCCGTGATCGCGTTCGACGTGCTCGTGCGCTGGCTGCGCCGCGGCGGGACCCACGTCACGCTCGTGCGCAACGTCACCGATGTCGACGACAAGATCCTCGCCAAGGCCGCCGCCGCGGGCGAGCCGTGGTGGGCGTGGGCCATGACGCACGAGCGGGCCTTCACGGCCGCCTACGACGCGCTCGGCGTGCTGCCGCCCACCTACGAGCCGCGCGCGACCGGCCACGTGCCCGCGATGGTCGAGCTCATGGAGCGCCTCGTCGAGCGCGGCCACGCCTACGTCGCCGGCCCCGGCGACGTGTACTTCGACGTCGGCTCCTGGCCCGCGTACGGGTCGCTGACCAACCAGCGCGTCGAGGCCATGGTCGACGCCCCCGACGACGCGCGCCCCGGCGACAAGCGCGACCCGCACGACTTCGCCCTCTGGAAGGCCGCCAAGCCCGGCGAGCCCGCCACCGCCGCGTGGGACACCCCGTTCGGCCGCGGCCGCCCCGGCTGGCACCTCGAGTGCTCCGCGATGGCCCACCGGTACCTCGGCGAGGAGTTCGACATCCACGGCGGCGGGCTCGACCTGCGCTTCCCGCACCACGAGAACGAGCAGGCCCAGTCGCGGGCCGCCGGGTACGGGTTCGCCCGCTACTGGCTGCACAACGGCTGGGTCACGCAGGGCGGCGCCAAGATGAGCAAGTCGCTCGGCAACGGGCTGCTCGTCACCGCCGTGCTGGAGAAGGTCCGCCCGGTCGTGCTGCGGTACGCCCTGACCGCCGTGCAGTACCGCTCCATGCTCGAGTGGACCGAGGACACGCTCCGCGAGTCCGAGGCCACCTGGGAGCGGCTCGCGGGCTTCGTGCAGCGCGCCGCCGAGCGCACCGGCGCCGCGACGGCCGACGAGGTCGCCACGGTCGAGCTGCCCGCACCCTTCGCCGCCGCGATGGACGACGACCTCAACGTGCCGGCCGCGCTCGCGGTCGTGCACGAGACCCTGCGCGCGGGCAACAGCGCGCTCGCCGCGGGCGACGACACCGCCGCACGCGGCGCGATGGTCGCCGTCCGTGCGATGCTCGACGTGCTCGGGCTCGACCCGACGAGCGAGCAGTGGGCCGGCACGGACGGGGACGACCGCACCGCGCGGGCGCTCGCCGCCCTCGTGCAGGCCGAGATCGAGGCGCGCGCCGCCGCGCGCGCCTCCCGGGACTGGTCCACCGCCGACGCGATCCGGGACCGCCTCACGGCGGCCGGCGTCGTGGTCGAGGACTCCCCGACGGGCGCCCGCTGGACCCTGGCGGCGCCCACCACCGACGGCACGGAGGACTGATGGCCGGCAACTCCCAGCGGCGCGGGGCGACCCGCAACCCGGGTTCGAAGAAGGGTGCCCGCGTCGGCACCGGCGGCAACGGCCGTCGTGCCCTCGAGGGCAAGGGGCCGACCCCCAAGGCCGAGGACCGCCCGTACCACGCGGCGCACAAGAAGAAGGTCGCCGCCGAGCGCGTCGCGGGCCGCCCCGGCGGCTCCGGGCGGCCGTCGGCGGGGGCGTCGCGCAGCGCGGCCGGCTCGCGGGGCGGCCGCACGAGCGCGACGCACGAGATCGTCAGCGGGCGCAACTCGGTCCTCGAGGCGCTGCGCGCCGGCATCCCCGTCTCGACCGTGTACCTGGCGGCCCGCCTGGAGGCCGACGACCGCACGCGCGAGATCATCAGCCTCGCCGCGGACGCCGGCTACCCGCTGCTCGAGGTCGGCCGCGCCGAGATCGACCGGCTCACGGACGGCTCCGTGCACCAGGGCGTCGCGATCCAGGTGCCGCCGTACACGTACGCCGAGCCCGACGACCTGCTCGACGCCGCCCACGCGGCCGACGTGCCGCCGCTCGTCGTCGCCCTCGACGGCGTGACCGACCCGCGCAACCTCGGGGCCGTGCTGCGGTCCGCCGGGGCGTTCGGCGCGCACGGGGTGCTCGTGCCGGAGCGGCGCGCCGCGGGCGTCACGGCCGCGGCGTGGAAGGTCTCCGCGGGTGCGGCGGCCCGGGTGCCGGTCGCGCGGGCGACCAACCTCGCGCGCACCCTCGGCGAGTACCAGCAGGCCGGCATGTTCGTCGTCGGGCTCGACGCCGGTGGTGACGTGCCGCTGGGCGAGCTGCCGTACGCGGGCGACCCGCTGGTGATCGTCGTGGGCTCCGAGGGCAAGGGCCTGTCGCGGCTCGTGCGCGAGCGGTGCGACGCGATCGCCTCGATCCCCATCGCCGCCGCGGTCGAGTCCCTCAACGCGGGCGTCGCGGCCGGCATCGCCCTCTACGAGGTCGCCCGGC is a genomic window containing:
- a CDS encoding D-arabinono-1,4-lactone oxidase, encoding MVRPAATTTWENWARTACAAPARVVRPRGEDEVVAAVLAARRDGLRVRVVGAGHSFTPAAATDGVLLRLDALRAVERVRTRPDGTARVTVGAGVRLRELNATLAVRGLAMPNLGDIDHQSLAGAVSTGTHGTGGRLPGLAAQVVGARLVTARGDLVDVDAGSDRGLLELARLGLGTAGVLVALTVEVVPAFRLLAVERPARLPAVLESLQQDVDTHDHLEFYWFPHTDRALVKVDDRVPDDVDLPLPRLRRLVDDELLSNGAFALVCAVAGARPSLAPRLNAVAARGLAARRYTARSDRVLVSARRVRFREAEHAVPREHVADVVRAVDAWVRRTGEPVPFPVEVRFAAADDVWLSTAHGRPTAYVAVHQNVRLPHARYFDAVERIVAEVGGRPHWGKLHGLDAARLAPLYPRFADAVAVRRRVDPDGLFANAYVDRVLGPVA
- a CDS encoding LysR family transcriptional regulator, yielding MDPQALATLRAVRTHGGVTAAAAVRHLTPSAVSQQIAVLQREVGVPLTQRVGRGLRLTPAGDALADAALDVAVALERARAACDAFAARPQGTVTVSAFASGAQMLLPGLLTRVARLDGVEVRCVDEDVAQDAFAALTDRIDVVVAHRPDRSHDWGPGVRVVPLLREPLDVAVPLDHPLADRDHVAPADLADARWIAVREGFPVATVLAAVAAGTGAAPTVVHRINDFHVAEALVEAGHGVSLLPRWTTRAADGVRLRLLPLVGVRAGRRIDALVRADRAERLVVRTVVDELVAHAAGIGAAGRGGTDRGA
- a CDS encoding TetR/AcrR family transcriptional regulator; this encodes MNRLPVAERREQLVEAALTVATRDGIEAATVRAVAAEAGVSLGVVHYCFQDKDELLRAMAHTITERNMVRGVAEMPDSNDVGVLMRRVVETLWHNIRSTRGPQLLTYELTTVSLRHPELSQVGAEQYRLSWGAADLFLSEIEQAAGIVWTAPRERLARSIIAAIDGFSLAWLVDDDEDAALEGLHLFAQFLASQTAPAGTAAPAGTNGAPGAEPAAAPGGGHHLVAVPDADDEAGDRPALV
- a CDS encoding quinone oxidoreductase family protein; its protein translation is MPHRSRAVVAHAPGGPEVLRVVEVDVPDPGPDEVLVAVHAAGVGHGDLDAYRPGTAAPGPVRPGAEVAGVVRAVGSAVRWFSPGDEVVAWPVDGGYADLVVAPERVLVRRPPGLSAPAGAGLLAAGAAALHAVDVTGVGAHDVVLVHGGSGGVGRMAAQLCALRGARVVTTVSPRHVACLDRYGAVPVASGPGLLERVRAAVGPDDRVDVAIDTTGTVEALDVSVALVADRTRVVTLPASARAAALGVRALGPGAGRGAGLQEAARAHLSALAADGALDVHVAATFPLADVADAHRLQATRRAGGKVVLLTGR
- a CDS encoding alanine racemase; its protein translation is MGADAARRPAAAGTLGARLGAATAGLAAPLVVVDLDAFDANADDLVRRAVGVPVRVATKSVRVRALLDRALAHPGTAGVMAYSPAEARHLVDHGVRDVLLGYPTVDRAGVDAVAAAPAAAAAVTFMVDDDDQAALLADAARRHGTTLGVCLDVDASLRVGRGPLALHLGVRRSPVRTPADAVALVRALAARPGLQVRGVMLYEAQVAGMPDTDPLVRLVKRASVAELAHRRRDVVDAVEQELGRALTLVNSGGTGSLETSAPAARVTEVTAGSGLLAPTLFDGYRAFTPRPAAFVGLDVVRVPGPGWATVTGGGWVASGPAGRSRLPRPVAPAGLRLAGREGAGEVQTPLRVPTGADLRVGDRVWFRHAKAGEAMEHVDHVHLVRGDRVEATVPTYRGEGVGIG
- the rlmB gene encoding 23S rRNA (guanosine(2251)-2'-O)-methyltransferase RlmB, giving the protein MAGNSQRRGATRNPGSKKGARVGTGGNGRRALEGKGPTPKAEDRPYHAAHKKKVAAERVAGRPGGSGRPSAGASRSAAGSRGGRTSATHEIVSGRNSVLEALRAGIPVSTVYLAARLEADDRTREIISLAADAGYPLLEVGRAEIDRLTDGSVHQGVAIQVPPYTYAEPDDLLDAAHAADVPPLVVALDGVTDPRNLGAVLRSAGAFGAHGVLVPERRAAGVTAAAWKVSAGAAARVPVARATNLARTLGEYQQAGMFVVGLDAGGDVPLGELPYAGDPLVIVVGSEGKGLSRLVRERCDAIASIPIAAAVESLNAGVAAGIALYEVARQRAV
- the ispF gene encoding 2-C-methyl-D-erythritol 2,4-cyclodiphosphate synthase; this translates as MDVRTGIGVDVHAFDPDPAPGAVLHVAGLAWPGERPLAGHSDADVAAHAAADALLSAAGLGDLGAQFGTSDPRWAGAAGTAILAEAARLVRAAGFSVGNVAVQVVGNRPKVGTRRAEAQEALSAAVGAPVSVAGTTTDALGLTGRGEGVAAIATALVVATGAAGATDAPGQVSAAG
- a CDS encoding EamA family transporter, with product MPLTHRLLALVVAVTWGLNFLAIHATLAQMPPFLAGSVRFAVIAVPTLLLVPRPAVAWRWLLGYGFGFGVLQFAFLYLAMDSGMPTGLASLVLQSSAPFTVLLAAVLLRERLTGRQGLGVAVAVAGLAGIAVHRAQLDGGATLLPVLLTLCGGLGWALGNLANRQARPDSSFRLMLWMSVVPPVPMLALSLVVEGPGRIAEAFTGLTSPTGLLALAGLAYTVLVATLVGTGVWTWLMARHPSSVVAPFSMLVPVVGIGASWLVLREPTEPVELALGALVVGGVLLGSSRPRARPATAAADVQVPAAEQASGNEQVTGPEPARPAPLPQGTAGGQPVDGRAVAVSPPR
- the cysS gene encoding cysteine--tRNA ligase, encoding MTLRLFDSGTQTVRDFVPLHEGRVGVYLCGATVQAPPHVGHLRPVIAFDVLVRWLRRGGTHVTLVRNVTDVDDKILAKAAAAGEPWWAWAMTHERAFTAAYDALGVLPPTYEPRATGHVPAMVELMERLVERGHAYVAGPGDVYFDVGSWPAYGSLTNQRVEAMVDAPDDARPGDKRDPHDFALWKAAKPGEPATAAWDTPFGRGRPGWHLECSAMAHRYLGEEFDIHGGGLDLRFPHHENEQAQSRAAGYGFARYWLHNGWVTQGGAKMSKSLGNGLLVTAVLEKVRPVVLRYALTAVQYRSMLEWTEDTLRESEATWERLAGFVQRAAERTGAATADEVATVELPAPFAAAMDDDLNVPAALAVVHETLRAGNSALAAGDDTAARGAMVAVRAMLDVLGLDPTSEQWAGTDGDDRTARALAALVQAEIEARAAARASRDWSTADAIRDRLTAAGVVVEDSPTGARWTLAAPTTDGTED